A region of Haloplanus sp. XH21 DNA encodes the following proteins:
- a CDS encoding pyridoxal phosphate-dependent aminotransferase, with translation MDYETPLFFHVMQYAAAADRDVIDLVSGGPDWEPPEALRDGLRDYADVGPDEFQYPPSDGLRELREEIAARRGVDVDRVIVTNGAGEANYLAMAGALERDAGNEILLTDPVYPYYPGKAAMLGADVRLVPVADDGHLDVAAMREAASDDTAAILINSPNNPTGAVYDGETMAAMGDLAADHDAVLISDEVYDHYDFTGRFESALSLETPNRIVTNSFSKSMAVTGLRVGYGIFPPELTEAARTRHMLVNVTGARPSQVAVLRALRETGPAYYEASRDLLRERVDTFTDALDDAGAEYIRPEGGFYVFARFEGFPGTLSNVERLVDEAGVACMPGDTFGTHDEWVRFALVTPRVEAAANRLADYEF, from the coding sequence ATGGACTACGAGACGCCGCTTTTCTTCCACGTCATGCAGTATGCGGCCGCCGCCGACCGCGATGTCATCGACCTGGTGAGCGGTGGCCCGGACTGGGAACCACCGGAAGCCCTCCGCGACGGCCTCCGGGACTACGCCGATGTCGGCCCGGACGAGTTCCAGTACCCACCGAGCGACGGATTGCGCGAACTTCGCGAGGAGATCGCAGCCCGGCGCGGCGTCGACGTCGACCGCGTCATCGTCACGAACGGCGCGGGCGAGGCGAACTACCTGGCGATGGCCGGGGCGCTCGAACGCGACGCCGGGAACGAGATCCTGCTCACCGATCCGGTCTATCCGTACTATCCGGGGAAGGCGGCGATGCTCGGCGCCGACGTGCGCCTCGTCCCCGTCGCCGACGACGGCCATCTCGACGTGGCGGCGATGCGCGAGGCGGCGAGCGACGACACGGCGGCCATCCTGATCAACTCGCCGAACAACCCGACCGGTGCGGTGTACGACGGCGAGACGATGGCCGCGATGGGCGACCTCGCAGCCGACCACGACGCCGTCCTCATCTCCGATGAGGTGTACGACCACTACGACTTCACCGGGCGGTTCGAGAGCGCGCTATCGCTCGAGACGCCGAACCGCATCGTCACCAACTCCTTCTCGAAGTCGATGGCGGTGACCGGGCTCCGAGTGGGCTACGGCATCTTCCCGCCGGAACTGACCGAGGCCGCCCGCACGCGTCACATGCTCGTCAACGTCACCGGCGCGCGGCCGTCACAGGTCGCCGTCCTCCGGGCACTCCGCGAGACGGGACCGGCGTACTACGAGGCTTCGCGCGACCTGTTGCGGGAGCGCGTCGACACCTTCACCGACGCCCTCGACGACGCGGGCGCGGAGTACATCCGTCCCGAGGGGGGGTTCTACGTCTTCGCCCGGTTCGAGGGCTTCCCCGGGACGCTGTCGAACGTCGAGCGCCTCGTCGACGAGGCGGGCGTCGCTTGCATGCCGGGTGACACATTCGGCACGCACGACGAGTGGGTGCGCTTCGCGCTCGTCACGCCGCGAGTCGAGGCGGCGGCCAACCGGTTGGCCGACTACGAGTTCTAA
- a CDS encoding ATP-NAD kinase yields MGAHATRHEVATVNVAVRGGDGVESDIGVAGATLVDERDADAVVVVGADALRSVATDPPTPPILPITAEGGRHLVERAALVGALAAVGAGDGHVEPHPILGVRRDGTTVTRALQDVTLMTVAPGSISEYAVDAGKRSLESVRADGIVVATPLGSDGYAAAAGGPVIEADTGVSVVPVAPFITRPAVRVADPEAGLTLSVEREGDVALFVDGVRHGTVAVDTDLRIDRVDTVDVVAPQQRTETF; encoded by the coding sequence GTGGGAGCGCACGCGACGCGACATGAGGTGGCGACGGTGAACGTCGCCGTCCGCGGCGGTGATGGCGTGGAATCGGACATCGGCGTCGCCGGAGCGACGCTCGTCGACGAGCGTGACGCCGACGCCGTCGTCGTTGTCGGCGCAGACGCCCTCCGGTCGGTGGCCACGGACCCGCCCACGCCCCCGATTCTCCCCATAACGGCGGAGGGCGGTCGCCATCTGGTCGAGCGAGCGGCGCTCGTCGGTGCGCTCGCGGCCGTCGGCGCCGGCGATGGTCACGTCGAGCCCCATCCCATCCTCGGGGTTCGCCGCGACGGGACGACCGTCACGCGCGCGCTTCAAGACGTGACGCTCATGACCGTCGCTCCCGGGAGTATCTCCGAATACGCCGTCGACGCGGGGAAACGGTCGCTGGAATCGGTCCGCGCCGACGGCATCGTCGTCGCCACGCCGCTGGGAAGCGACGGCTACGCCGCCGCCGCCGGCGGGCCGGTCATCGAAGCCGACACCGGCGTCTCGGTCGTCCCGGTCGCACCCTTCATCACCCGGCCCGCGGTGCGCGTCGCGGATCCGGAGGCCGGCCTCACTCTCTCGGTTGAACGGGAAGGTGATGTCGCGCTGTTCGTCGACGGCGTTCGCCACGGAACCGTCGCGGTCGACACCGACCTCCGGATCGACCGCGTCGACACCGTCGACGTGGTGGCTCCCCAACAAAGAACGGAAACCTTCTAA
- a CDS encoding DUF7313 family protein, producing the protein MQPLQFVVPVGALDALEPYIAHVVLALVLVNMFTRIRGHAVHERQAEADDTELSRYTPHSVTTIVLVLASFTFLLVEPHGGMVMSVLVVGLFLADFFEFESRKVEARNEMTFERPKSAVAASLLALLYAGYQSLFVFIQPVWSAIV; encoded by the coding sequence ATGCAACCGCTACAGTTCGTCGTCCCGGTCGGCGCCCTCGACGCGCTCGAACCGTACATCGCGCACGTGGTGCTGGCGCTGGTGTTGGTGAACATGTTCACACGGATTCGGGGCCACGCCGTCCACGAGCGACAGGCCGAGGCGGACGACACGGAACTGAGTCGGTACACGCCGCATTCGGTGACGACCATCGTACTCGTACTCGCGTCGTTCACGTTTCTCCTCGTCGAACCGCACGGCGGGATGGTGATGTCGGTGCTCGTCGTCGGCCTGTTCCTGGCCGACTTCTTCGAGTTCGAATCCCGGAAGGTCGAGGCCCGCAACGAGATGACGTTCGAGCGGCCGAAAAGCGCCGTGGCGGCGTCGCTGCTCGCCTTGCTGTACGCCGGCTACCAGAGTCTGTTCGTCTTCATCCAGCCCGTCTGGAGCGCCATCGTCTAG
- a CDS encoding DUF7314 family protein — protein MADEFIKGLGIFTGAGLGWLILAGWYRTPGFESTRQLVSPVSPNPASMDLFNLMAVGMMDALFWFTLLGPLAFWVVLPAIREARGALENRNA, from the coding sequence ATGGCTGACGAATTCATCAAAGGGCTCGGCATCTTCACCGGTGCGGGCCTCGGGTGGCTCATACTCGCTGGCTGGTATCGGACGCCCGGGTTCGAGAGCACCCGACAGCTCGTGAGTCCGGTCTCCCCGAACCCCGCGAGCATGGACCTGTTCAACCTCATGGCCGTCGGGATGATGGACGCTTTGTTCTGGTTCACCCTCCTCGGCCCCCTCGCGTTCTGGGTCGTGTTGCCCGCGATCCGCGAGGCTCGCGGTGCGCTAGAGAACCGCAACGCGTAA
- a CDS encoding DUF7315 family membrane protein, translating to MDASDDDSTRQTADGDDADSPGDQAVRSTETHRGRDVVVPMRLYKTVTVFSTLLAILGVVVGFVLLDAATIRLSLLRRFVLSVLEAVGVSPPATVLSAVLAVAGLAAICFGAGVYILGTRFRARGMGNPQEDADESPDNG from the coding sequence ATGGACGCTTCCGACGACGATTCGACGCGGCAGACGGCCGACGGCGACGATGCAGACAGTCCTGGCGACCAGGCTGTGCGGTCGACCGAGACGCACCGCGGACGTGACGTCGTCGTGCCGATGCGTCTCTACAAGACCGTCACCGTCTTCTCGACGCTGCTCGCCATCCTCGGGGTCGTCGTCGGGTTCGTCCTTCTCGATGCCGCGACGATCCGACTCAGTCTCCTGCGTCGTTTCGTTCTCTCGGTGCTCGAAGCCGTCGGCGTGTCGCCGCCGGCCACCGTGTTGAGCGCCGTCCTCGCCGTCGCCGGTCTCGCCGCCATCTGTTTCGGCGCCGGCGTCTACATCCTCGGGACTCGGTTCCGCGCTCGCGGAATGGGAAACCCTCAAGAGGACGCCGACGAATCCCCAGACAATGGCTGA
- a CDS encoding cytochrome bc complex cytochrome b subunit: protein MSENDTTTDEARTDGGGPGIVAPDDETPTWRERKERTTGLSRLTYEYFERARREDQDLRSESDYVERDVLAFPTWPHETVRNLSIAAFFTGMIFFLSATMPPHIGAPANPSSTPAIILPDWYLYWSFGLLKLGPLNPELAILGGSKLTADRTYGVLANIVVVGAIAIVPFLNKGSARRPVEQPFWSAVGVGGVVFAFTISLLAVKNLMPMNVDLLFDLTFLLPVVAAFVTYAVLKTMREGYMYDLNRRYYRLRPPK, encoded by the coding sequence ATGAGCGAGAACGACACCACTACGGACGAGGCGCGCACCGACGGCGGCGGTCCCGGCATCGTCGCCCCGGACGACGAGACGCCGACCTGGCGCGAACGCAAAGAGCGAACGACCGGTCTCTCCCGGCTCACCTACGAGTACTTCGAGCGGGCCCGCCGCGAGGACCAAGACCTCCGGTCTGAATCCGATTACGTCGAACGCGACGTGCTCGCGTTCCCGACGTGGCCCCACGAGACGGTTCGCAACCTCTCCATCGCGGCCTTCTTCACCGGGATGATCTTCTTCCTCTCGGCGACGATGCCGCCGCACATCGGCGCTCCGGCGAATCCGAGTTCGACGCCGGCGATCATCCTCCCCGACTGGTATCTCTACTGGTCGTTCGGCCTGCTGAAACTCGGCCCGCTGAACCCCGAACTCGCCATCCTCGGCGGGAGTAAACTCACGGCCGACCGCACCTACGGCGTGCTCGCGAACATCGTCGTCGTGGGCGCCATCGCTATCGTCCCCTTCCTGAACAAGGGGTCGGCGCGCCGTCCGGTCGAACAGCCGTTCTGGTCCGCCGTCGGCGTCGGCGGCGTCGTCTTCGCGTTCACCATCAGCCTGCTGGCGGTCAAGAACCTGATGCCGATGAACGTCGACCTCCTCTTCGACCTGACGTTCCTCCTGCCCGTCGTGGCCGCGTTCGTCACCTACGCCGTGCTGAAGACGATGCGCGAAGGGTACATGTACGACCTCAACCGGCGATACTACCGGCTTCGGCCGCCGAAGTAA
- a CDS encoding cytochrome b, with protein MSLEKKDEMDHEGWMERQDLTPVESTFLMALIWMDKRLRIVDYLELLENLYYKVNLQMPKSHTEQYDLDNKFWYWYPLYALGSFSTLAYVVAAVSGALLGFYYAPAQTGDPSTAYNSITFIMTELQFGYMLRSIHRWSAQVMVAAVFLHMLRVYFTGAYKEPRELNWLLGIILISLTMVFGYTGYLLPWDQLAFWAGQIGVEMSLSIPLAGEWVAQLLFGGFTLSQSTLQRMYIIHVFLLPFVVTTLIAIHIGIVWVQGIAEPH; from the coding sequence ATGAGTCTGGAAAAGAAAGACGAGATGGACCACGAGGGCTGGATGGAACGACAGGACCTGACGCCCGTCGAGTCCACCTTCCTGATGGCCCTCATCTGGATGGACAAGCGGCTCCGCATCGTCGACTACCTGGAGCTGCTGGAGAACCTGTACTACAAGGTCAACCTCCAGATGCCGAAGAGTCACACCGAACAGTACGACCTCGACAACAAGTTCTGGTACTGGTATCCGCTGTACGCGCTGGGATCGTTCTCGACGCTCGCGTACGTCGTCGCGGCGGTCAGCGGGGCGTTGCTCGGGTTCTACTACGCCCCGGCACAGACCGGCGATCCCAGCACGGCTTACAACTCCATCACGTTCATCATGACGGAACTCCAGTTCGGCTACATGCTGCGCTCGATCCACCGCTGGTCGGCGCAGGTGATGGTCGCCGCCGTGTTCCTCCACATGCTCCGCGTGTACTTCACGGGCGCGTACAAGGAACCCCGCGAACTCAACTGGCTGCTCGGCATCATCCTGATCAGCCTGACGATGGTGTTCGGCTACACGGGCTACCTGCTCCCGTGGGACCAGCTGGCGTTCTGGGCCGGACAGATCGGCGTCGAGATGTCGCTCTCGATCCCGCTCGCCGGTGAGTGGGTCGCCCAACTCCTGTTCGGCGGCTTCACGCTCAGCCAGTCGACACTCCAGCGCATGTACATCATCCACGTCTTCCTGCTCCCCTTCGTCGTGACGACGCTCATCGCCATCCACATCGGTATCGTCTGGGTGCAGGGCATCGCGGAACCACACTAA